In the Limanda limanda chromosome 10, fLimLim1.1, whole genome shotgun sequence genome, one interval contains:
- the eif4ebp3l gene encoding eukaryotic translation initiation factor 4E-binding protein 3-like yields MSSGTNQVKSCPIPTKVFTLKDWSQLPDRYSQTPGGTLFSTTPGGTRIIYDRKFLLDCRNSPLAKTPPCCLPQIPGVTVPATHPMGKLQDLKEEAEEEEKDIADDNQFEMDI; encoded by the exons ATGTCGAGCGGCACCAACCAAGTGAAGAGCTGCCCCATTCCCACCAAGGTGTTCACCCTGAAGGACTGGTCCCAGCTGCCCGACCGCTACAGCCAGACACCCGGGGGCACCCTCTTCTCCACCACGCCTGGAG GTACCCGCATCATCTATGACAGGAAGTTTCTGTTGGACTGTCGAAACTCGCCTCTGGCCAAAACCCCCCCATGCTGTCTGCCCCAGATCCCGGGGGTAACGGTACCTGCTACACACCCTATGGGGAAATTGCAGGATCTcaaagaggaggctgaggaggaagagaaagacatTGCAG ATGACAACCAGTTTGAGATGGACATCTGA
- the LOC133011334 gene encoding cysteine-rich and transmembrane domain-containing protein 1-like, with protein sequence MNFEQPPPYPGSGPTAPGYPGQGPPPPQGYPPQGYPPQGYPPQGYPVNMEQPNPAYPNYQPGPMPPGGPYPGQGYAGQPQFGWQGGPPPGPMYGEAPKNTVYVVEDRRRDDSGDTCLTACWTALCCCCLWDMLT encoded by the exons ATGAATTTTGAGCAGCCCCCTCCATACCCGGGCAGCGGCCCCACTGCTCCAGGCTACCCAGGCCAGGGCCCCCCACCTCCACAAGGCTACCCACCTCAGGGTTATCCTCCACAGGGATACCCTCCACAGGGATACCCTGTAAACATGGAGCAGCCTAATCCAGCATACCCAAACTACCAGCCCGGACCAATGCCCCCAGGAGGTCCTTATCCTGGTCAAGGGTACGCTGGACAACCACAGTTTGGCTGGCAGGGGGGTCCCCCTCCTGGTCCTATGTATGGTGAAGCTCCCAAAAACACAG tgtatgtggtggaggacaggagaaGAGACGACTCAGGGGACACGTGCCTGACAGCCTGCTGGACAGctctgtgttgctgctgtctcTGGGACATGCTGACATAA